A genomic window from Labrus bergylta chromosome 7, fLabBer1.1, whole genome shotgun sequence includes:
- the zgc:194655 gene encoding uncharacterized protein zgc:194655, protein MGKTYQVVVRGPRGESLMIDLCNTEEQMKSMTVLQLKEKILQKLPEAAGGTAVRLIFTDKVLEEDSEPLSNYGVQHMSLIMMVLKVPGGLSA, encoded by the exons ATGGGGAAAACCTATCAGGTCGTGGTCAGAGGTCCAAGGGGGGAGAGTCTGATGATCGACCTGTGCAACACGGAGGAGCAGATGAAGAGCATGACAGTCCTGCAGCTGAAGGAAAAGATACTACAGAAGCTTCCAGAGGCCGCAG GAGGGACTGCTGTGAGGCTGATCTTCACAGACAAGGTGCTGGAAGAAGACTCCGAGCCTCTGTCAAATTATGGAGTCCAGCACATGTCCCTCATCATGATGGTGTTGAAGGTTCCTGGAGGATTGTCTGCCTGA
- the si:ch211-212k18.13 gene encoding ubiquitin carboxyl-terminal hydrolase 2 isoform X3, with amino-acid sequence MYEQQDAAEYFEKILNLTSDEASQMFHGMLTNRTTCSACDKQTETDGPFWHLPLALVDSDSEYSVVNGIEEYFTALEFSGDNQMYCDKCDDKRDATIKCELKHYPEVLTLLLKKFELDYSTMTYIKMNHTVSVPFMLQIPENQTYELYAFVEHSGDLRGGHYTATIKSQEDETQKVTWYNFNDTMVTLVGSPFQSENFQSLTRSESAYLLFYRKNAQTADTCTPATIEEAFAPGGDQCQDAAMVVEENKVGVAVAGFNKEEVVSTDSIEQIDIQDIEDRVIVHPVVKAPSPEPCVKGENEKVVNAIERLSISPEKTKREVVQDVQDENDTNISKAKKVNVTSKTQTARKKPKNWWCRFSTAKKHRKDKKKPGRNFMCFKARSSFRVKPRKK; translated from the exons A TGTACGAACAGCAAGATGCTGCAGAGTACTTTGAAAAGATTTTGAATCTAACCAGTGATGAGGCGTCACAG atgtttcaTGGCATGTTGACAAACAGGACTACATGTTCGGCATGtgataaacagactgaaacagatGGACCGTTTTGGCATCTTCCTCTTGCACTGGTGGACTCCGACAGTGAATACAGCGTG GTGAACGGCATTGAGGAGTATTTCACAGCTTTGGAATTTAGTGGAGACAACCAGATGTACTGTGACAAATGTGATGACAAACGTGATGCTACAATT aAATGTGAACTAAAGCATTATCCAGAGGTTCTGACACTGCTACTGAAGAAATTTGAGCTTGACTACTCCACCATGACTTACATCAAAATGAACCACACCGTCAGTGTTCCCTTCATGCTACAGATACCAGAG AATCAGACTTATGAACTGTATGCGTTTGTGGAGCATTCTGGAGATCTTAGAGGTGGGCATTACACTGCTACAATCAAGTCCCAGGAGGATGAAACACAGAAGGTTACATGGTATAACTTCAATGACACCATGGTCACATTG GTTGGTTCCCCATTCCAGTCAGAGAACTTCCAAAG TCTCACTAGATCCGAAAGTGCTTATCTTCTTTTTTACAGAAAGAATG CACAAACTGCAGATACTTGTACTCCAGCAACCATTGAAGAGGCGTTTGCTCCTGGAGGGGACCAGTGTCAAGATGCTGCTATGGTAGTCGAGGAAAATAAGGTGGGGGTTGCAGTAGCAGGGTTCAACAAAGAAGAGGTTGTTTCTACGGACTCAATTGAGCAAATAGATATTCAAGACATTGAAGACAGAGTCATTGTTCACCCGGTGGTCAAGGCGCCATCACCTGAGCCTTGCGTCAAAGGGGAAAATGAGAAAGTAGTTAATGCCATAGAGAGGTTAAGCATATCACCAGAGAAAACCAAAAGAGAGGTTGTACAAGATGTACAAGATGAAAATGACACAAATATCTCAAAGGCCAAAAAGGTAAACGTAACATCTAAAACACAGACAGCTAGAAAAAAACCTAAGAACTGGTGGTGCCgcttttccacagcaaagaaaCACAGGAAAGATAAAAAGAAACCGGGTAGaaattttatgtgttttaaggCAAGATCCAGCTTCAGAGTCAAACCAAGAAAGAAATAA
- the si:ch211-212k18.13 gene encoding ubiquitin carboxyl-terminal hydrolase 12 isoform X4, whose product MNTTTGVRRYGLRNQGATCYLNSVLQVLFMTKDFREAVERYTPDNSSTECIDSQLKTLFHTLNEETANPDDITKKLGITRVYEQQDAAEYFEKILNLTSDEASQMFHGMLTNRTTCSACDKQTETDGPFWHLPLALVDSDSEYSVVNGIEEYFTALEFSGDNQMYCDKCDDKRDATIKCELKHYPEVLTLLLKKFELDYSTMTYIKMNHTVSVPFMLQIPENQTYELYAFVEHSGDLRGGHYTATIKSQEDETQKVTWLVPHSSQRTSKVSLDPKVLIFFFTERMHKLQILVLQQPLKRRLLLEGTSVKMLLW is encoded by the exons ATGAATACAACAACTGGAG TTAGGCGTTATGGCTTGAGAAACCAAGGAGCTACTTGTTACCTGAACAGTGTGCTGCAGGTGCTCTTTATGACCAAAGACTTCAGAGAAGCTGTGGAAAG GTACACCCCTGACAATTCTAGCACTGAGTGTATTGATAGTCAGCTTAAAACCCTGTTTCATACATTGAATGAAGAAACAGCGAACCCCGATGACATCACCAAAAAGCTCGGCATCACACGAG TGTACGAACAGCAAGATGCTGCAGAGTACTTTGAAAAGATTTTGAATCTAACCAGTGATGAGGCGTCACAG atgtttcaTGGCATGTTGACAAACAGGACTACATGTTCGGCATGtgataaacagactgaaacagatGGACCGTTTTGGCATCTTCCTCTTGCACTGGTGGACTCCGACAGTGAATACAGCGTG GTGAACGGCATTGAGGAGTATTTCACAGCTTTGGAATTTAGTGGAGACAACCAGATGTACTGTGACAAATGTGATGACAAACGTGATGCTACAATT aAATGTGAACTAAAGCATTATCCAGAGGTTCTGACACTGCTACTGAAGAAATTTGAGCTTGACTACTCCACCATGACTTACATCAAAATGAACCACACCGTCAGTGTTCCCTTCATGCTACAGATACCAGAG AATCAGACTTATGAACTGTATGCGTTTGTGGAGCATTCTGGAGATCTTAGAGGTGGGCATTACACTGCTACAATCAAGTCCCAGGAGGATGAAACACAGAAGGTTACATG GTTGGTTCCCCATTCCAGTCAGAGAACTTCCAAAG TCTCACTAGATCCGAAAGTGCTTATCTTCTTTTTTACAGAAAGAATG CACAAACTGCAGATACTTGTACTCCAGCAACCATTGAAGAGGCGTTTGCTCCTGGAGGGGACCAGTGTCAAGATGCTGCTATGGTAG
- the si:ch211-212k18.13 gene encoding ubiquitin carboxyl-terminal hydrolase 12 isoform X1 produces MNTTTGVRRYGLRNQGATCYLNSVLQVLFMTKDFREAVERYTPDNSSTECIDSQLKTLFHTLNEETANPDDITKKLGITRVYEQQDAAEYFEKILNLTSDEASQMFHGMLTNRTTCSACDKQTETDGPFWHLPLALVDSDSEYSVVNGIEEYFTALEFSGDNQMYCDKCDDKRDATIKCELKHYPEVLTLLLKKFELDYSTMTYIKMNHTVSVPFMLQIPENQTYELYAFVEHSGDLRGGHYTATIKSQEDETQKVTWYNFNDTMVTLVGSPFQSENFQSLTRSESAYLLFYRKNAQTADTCTPATIEEAFAPGGDQCQDAAMVVEENKVGVAVAGFNKEEVVSTDSIEQIDIQDIEDRVIVHPVVKAPSPEPCVKGENEKVVNAIERLSISPEKTKREVVQDVQDENDTNISKAKKVNVTSKTQTARKKPKNWWCRFSTAKKHRKDKKKPGRNFMCFKARSSFRVKPRKK; encoded by the exons ATGAATACAACAACTGGAG TTAGGCGTTATGGCTTGAGAAACCAAGGAGCTACTTGTTACCTGAACAGTGTGCTGCAGGTGCTCTTTATGACCAAAGACTTCAGAGAAGCTGTGGAAAG GTACACCCCTGACAATTCTAGCACTGAGTGTATTGATAGTCAGCTTAAAACCCTGTTTCATACATTGAATGAAGAAACAGCGAACCCCGATGACATCACCAAAAAGCTCGGCATCACACGAG TGTACGAACAGCAAGATGCTGCAGAGTACTTTGAAAAGATTTTGAATCTAACCAGTGATGAGGCGTCACAG atgtttcaTGGCATGTTGACAAACAGGACTACATGTTCGGCATGtgataaacagactgaaacagatGGACCGTTTTGGCATCTTCCTCTTGCACTGGTGGACTCCGACAGTGAATACAGCGTG GTGAACGGCATTGAGGAGTATTTCACAGCTTTGGAATTTAGTGGAGACAACCAGATGTACTGTGACAAATGTGATGACAAACGTGATGCTACAATT aAATGTGAACTAAAGCATTATCCAGAGGTTCTGACACTGCTACTGAAGAAATTTGAGCTTGACTACTCCACCATGACTTACATCAAAATGAACCACACCGTCAGTGTTCCCTTCATGCTACAGATACCAGAG AATCAGACTTATGAACTGTATGCGTTTGTGGAGCATTCTGGAGATCTTAGAGGTGGGCATTACACTGCTACAATCAAGTCCCAGGAGGATGAAACACAGAAGGTTACATGGTATAACTTCAATGACACCATGGTCACATTG GTTGGTTCCCCATTCCAGTCAGAGAACTTCCAAAG TCTCACTAGATCCGAAAGTGCTTATCTTCTTTTTTACAGAAAGAATG CACAAACTGCAGATACTTGTACTCCAGCAACCATTGAAGAGGCGTTTGCTCCTGGAGGGGACCAGTGTCAAGATGCTGCTATGGTAGTCGAGGAAAATAAGGTGGGGGTTGCAGTAGCAGGGTTCAACAAAGAAGAGGTTGTTTCTACGGACTCAATTGAGCAAATAGATATTCAAGACATTGAAGACAGAGTCATTGTTCACCCGGTGGTCAAGGCGCCATCACCTGAGCCTTGCGTCAAAGGGGAAAATGAGAAAGTAGTTAATGCCATAGAGAGGTTAAGCATATCACCAGAGAAAACCAAAAGAGAGGTTGTACAAGATGTACAAGATGAAAATGACACAAATATCTCAAAGGCCAAAAAGGTAAACGTAACATCTAAAACACAGACAGCTAGAAAAAAACCTAAGAACTGGTGGTGCCgcttttccacagcaaagaaaCACAGGAAAGATAAAAAGAAACCGGGTAGaaattttatgtgttttaaggCAAGATCCAGCTTCAGAGTCAAACCAAGAAAGAAATAA
- the si:ch211-212k18.13 gene encoding ubiquitin carboxyl-terminal hydrolase 12 isoform X2 has product MTKDFREAVERYTPDNSSTECIDSQLKTLFHTLNEETANPDDITKKLGITRVYEQQDAAEYFEKILNLTSDEASQMFHGMLTNRTTCSACDKQTETDGPFWHLPLALVDSDSEYSVVNGIEEYFTALEFSGDNQMYCDKCDDKRDATIKCELKHYPEVLTLLLKKFELDYSTMTYIKMNHTVSVPFMLQIPENQTYELYAFVEHSGDLRGGHYTATIKSQEDETQKVTWYNFNDTMVTLVGSPFQSENFQSLTRSESAYLLFYRKNAQTADTCTPATIEEAFAPGGDQCQDAAMVVEENKVGVAVAGFNKEEVVSTDSIEQIDIQDIEDRVIVHPVVKAPSPEPCVKGENEKVVNAIERLSISPEKTKREVVQDVQDENDTNISKAKKVNVTSKTQTARKKPKNWWCRFSTAKKHRKDKKKPGRNFMCFKARSSFRVKPRKK; this is encoded by the exons ATGACCAAAGACTTCAGAGAAGCTGTGGAAAG GTACACCCCTGACAATTCTAGCACTGAGTGTATTGATAGTCAGCTTAAAACCCTGTTTCATACATTGAATGAAGAAACAGCGAACCCCGATGACATCACCAAAAAGCTCGGCATCACACGAG TGTACGAACAGCAAGATGCTGCAGAGTACTTTGAAAAGATTTTGAATCTAACCAGTGATGAGGCGTCACAG atgtttcaTGGCATGTTGACAAACAGGACTACATGTTCGGCATGtgataaacagactgaaacagatGGACCGTTTTGGCATCTTCCTCTTGCACTGGTGGACTCCGACAGTGAATACAGCGTG GTGAACGGCATTGAGGAGTATTTCACAGCTTTGGAATTTAGTGGAGACAACCAGATGTACTGTGACAAATGTGATGACAAACGTGATGCTACAATT aAATGTGAACTAAAGCATTATCCAGAGGTTCTGACACTGCTACTGAAGAAATTTGAGCTTGACTACTCCACCATGACTTACATCAAAATGAACCACACCGTCAGTGTTCCCTTCATGCTACAGATACCAGAG AATCAGACTTATGAACTGTATGCGTTTGTGGAGCATTCTGGAGATCTTAGAGGTGGGCATTACACTGCTACAATCAAGTCCCAGGAGGATGAAACACAGAAGGTTACATGGTATAACTTCAATGACACCATGGTCACATTG GTTGGTTCCCCATTCCAGTCAGAGAACTTCCAAAG TCTCACTAGATCCGAAAGTGCTTATCTTCTTTTTTACAGAAAGAATG CACAAACTGCAGATACTTGTACTCCAGCAACCATTGAAGAGGCGTTTGCTCCTGGAGGGGACCAGTGTCAAGATGCTGCTATGGTAGTCGAGGAAAATAAGGTGGGGGTTGCAGTAGCAGGGTTCAACAAAGAAGAGGTTGTTTCTACGGACTCAATTGAGCAAATAGATATTCAAGACATTGAAGACAGAGTCATTGTTCACCCGGTGGTCAAGGCGCCATCACCTGAGCCTTGCGTCAAAGGGGAAAATGAGAAAGTAGTTAATGCCATAGAGAGGTTAAGCATATCACCAGAGAAAACCAAAAGAGAGGTTGTACAAGATGTACAAGATGAAAATGACACAAATATCTCAAAGGCCAAAAAGGTAAACGTAACATCTAAAACACAGACAGCTAGAAAAAAACCTAAGAACTGGTGGTGCCgcttttccacagcaaagaaaCACAGGAAAGATAAAAAGAAACCGGGTAGaaattttatgtgttttaaggCAAGATCCAGCTTCAGAGTCAAACCAAGAAAGAAATAA
- the LOC109990479 gene encoding type-2 ice-structuring protein → MKLLTVCSLICAVMALMSAEAAPEPEPEKAAAEDLDVVKRTCCCHNGGWTQIGHRYFFYVPHSLTWHQAEANCVSMGGHLASVHSHQEYAQILTMIAVKSHRNIEAWIGGSDQVHEGVWRWTDGTCFNYNNWCRGEPNNAFNQDCLQINYTAQKCWDDRWCHHRIPSVCVRNRRFI, encoded by the exons ATGAAGCTCCTGACCGTCTGTTCTCTCATTTGTGCCGTGATGGCTCTGATGAGCGCTGAAG CTGCTCCAGAGCCGGAACCTGAGAAAGCTGCAGCAG AAGATCTCGATGTCGTCAAGAGGACATGCTGCTGTCACAACGGGGGTTGGACTCAGATCGGTCATCGTTATTTCTTCTACGTTCCTCACAGTCTGACCTGGCATCAGGCCGAG GCAAACTGCGTCAGCATGGGTGGACACCTGGCAtctgtgcattcacatcagGAGTATGCTCAAATATTAACGATGATAGCAGTAAAATCCCACAGGAATATTGAGGCTTGGATTGGAGGCTCTGACCAAGTTCAT GAGGGTGTTTGGCGCTGGACTGATGGAACCTGTTTCAACTACAACAATTGGTGCAGGGGAGAGCCAAACAATGCGTTCAATCAGGACTGTCTGCAAATTAACTATACCG CTCAAAAATGCTGGGATGATCGCTGGTGTCACCACCGTATTCCATCCGTCTGTGTGAGGAACAGGAGGTTcatttga